One part of the Streptomyces ferrugineus genome encodes these proteins:
- a CDS encoding L,D-transpeptidase family protein yields the protein MITHKPRVALLAASLLLTGCGGGDAATPDSRPTATRPAAATPLPDVALEVAPQQLPGLGPKTWAKVPAEARQAVVVTGRGRNSSQSTVVLYERSDIGWEAGASWPAHNALRGWTDHHRAGDLRSPVGVFTLTDAGGLLRDPGTRLPYDHGVGFTATGTGFEGEPLAGSFDYVIAINYNRRPGTSPLDWTRPLGAGRGGGIWLHVDHDGPTQGCVSIAREHMRELLRALDPDRHPVVVMGDAKSLAR from the coding sequence ATGATCACGCACAAGCCCCGTGTCGCACTGCTGGCCGCCTCCCTGCTGCTGACCGGCTGCGGCGGCGGTGACGCGGCGACGCCGGACAGCCGGCCCACCGCCACCAGGCCCGCGGCCGCCACGCCCCTGCCCGACGTCGCCCTGGAGGTGGCCCCGCAGCAACTGCCCGGACTGGGCCCGAAGACCTGGGCGAAGGTGCCCGCCGAGGCACGTCAGGCCGTCGTCGTGACCGGACGCGGCAGGAACTCCTCGCAGTCGACGGTCGTCCTGTACGAGCGCAGCGACATCGGCTGGGAGGCCGGCGCGAGCTGGCCCGCCCACAACGCCCTGCGCGGCTGGACCGACCACCACCGCGCCGGCGATCTGCGCTCACCCGTCGGCGTCTTCACCCTCACCGACGCCGGGGGCCTGCTCCGCGACCCCGGGACCAGGCTGCCCTACGACCACGGCGTCGGGTTCACGGCCACCGGCACCGGCTTCGAGGGCGAGCCGCTCGCCGGCTCCTTCGACTACGTGATCGCCATCAACTACAACCGCCGGCCCGGCACTTCACCCCTGGACTGGACCCGCCCGCTCGGCGCGGGCCGCGGCGGCGGCATATGGCTGCACGTCGACCACGACGGCCCGACACAGGGCTGCGTCAGCATCGCGCGGGAGCACATGAGGGAGCTGCTGCGGGCGCTGGACCCCGACCGGCATCCCGTCGTCGTCATGGGCGACGCCAAGTCACTGGCCCGCTGA
- a CDS encoding TetR/AcrR family transcriptional regulator — translation MPKPVVPEEKRRRRRPTKSGTVLSERLIVDTALRMLREHGSAGLTARRLGLALDADPSTLYRYFRGMDDLTLAIGDALIGQALEGWEPTGEWREDLRAVGLRIHAAYVAHPQAALLTTNRVTGRANELAADEAVLDLLRRAGFPLPDTVRIYHAFIDQTLAFAALDAASLALPSASLRADEEMWRSTYARLPRSTHPRIAEAAPLLATRMVNSAYPTALEMLLDSAAAQLEGRHG, via the coding sequence ATGCCGAAACCGGTCGTACCGGAAGAGAAGCGGCGGCGGCGTCGCCCCACCAAGAGCGGCACGGTGCTGTCGGAGCGGCTGATCGTCGACACGGCGCTGCGCATGCTGCGCGAACACGGCAGCGCCGGTCTCACCGCCCGTCGCCTCGGGCTGGCCCTGGACGCCGACCCGAGCACGCTGTACCGCTACTTCCGCGGCATGGACGATCTGACCCTCGCGATCGGCGACGCCCTCATCGGCCAGGCGCTGGAAGGCTGGGAGCCGACGGGGGAGTGGCGTGAGGACCTGCGCGCCGTCGGGCTGCGCATCCACGCCGCCTACGTCGCCCATCCGCAGGCCGCCCTGCTGACCACGAACCGGGTCACCGGCCGCGCGAACGAACTCGCCGCCGACGAGGCCGTCCTGGACCTCCTGCGCAGAGCCGGGTTCCCGCTGCCGGACACCGTGCGCATCTACCACGCCTTCATCGACCAGACGCTGGCCTTCGCGGCGCTGGACGCGGCGTCGCTGGCGCTGCCCAGCGCCTCACTTCGCGCCGATGAGGAGATGTGGCGCTCGACGTATGCCCGGCTGCCCCGCAGCACCCATCCCCGGATCGCCGAGGCGGCGCCGCTGCTGGCGACTCGGATGGTGAACAGCGCCTATCCGACGGCGCTGGAGATGCTGCTGGACAGCGCCGCCGCGCAACTGGAGGGGCGTCACGGCTGA
- a CDS encoding response regulator transcription factor, with protein MCAHVLVAEDDEMQAELIRRSLLAEGHTATVVHDGPAALDAVRRRRPDLVVLDLMLPVIDGFGVCRVLRRNPDDPDLPVLMLTARSAEDDVLLGLELGADDYMTKPYSPRELMARIRTVLRRSGRAAGRREDPVVRAAGLAVDPVRHEVRCDGAAVECTPAEFEILLAMTAEPERVFSRRQLLECTRGTDRASTERAVDVHIMNLRKKIEADPRRPVRLLTVFGVGYKLSGGRA; from the coding sequence GTGTGCGCACATGTGCTGGTCGCCGAGGACGACGAGATGCAGGCCGAACTGATACGACGCTCCCTGCTGGCGGAGGGCCACACCGCCACCGTGGTGCACGACGGGCCGGCCGCCCTCGACGCGGTCCGGCGGCGACGGCCCGACCTGGTCGTGCTGGACCTGATGCTGCCGGTGATCGACGGCTTCGGGGTGTGCCGGGTGCTGCGCCGGAACCCCGACGATCCGGACCTCCCCGTGCTGATGCTGACGGCCCGGTCGGCGGAGGACGACGTACTGCTCGGCCTCGAACTCGGCGCCGACGACTACATGACCAAGCCGTACAGCCCGCGGGAGCTGATGGCCCGCATCCGCACGGTGCTGCGGCGCAGCGGACGTGCCGCCGGCCGGCGGGAGGATCCCGTGGTCCGCGCGGCGGGCCTCGCCGTCGACCCCGTACGGCACGAGGTGCGATGCGACGGGGCGGCGGTGGAGTGCACGCCGGCCGAGTTCGAGATCCTCCTCGCCATGACGGCCGAACCCGAACGCGTCTTCTCCCGGCGGCAGTTGCTGGAGTGCACCCGGGGCACCGACCGGGCCTCCACCGAACGGGCCGTCGACGTCCACATCATGAACCTGCGCAAGAAGATCGAGGCCGACCCGCGCAGGCCGGTGCGGCTGCTGACGGTGTTCGGCGTCGGCTACAAGCTCAGCGGGGGCCGTGCGTGA
- a CDS encoding sensor histidine kinase: MTARIPVRKRLLVRLLIATVLIAVCSVAATAWLAVETTTRALREEQGQVLAEDMDVLARLSGYAATHPDWRGVEETVRALSARTGRRIALTTPDRRTIADSAPPGTSLPPRAAATIDPLRTDTYTERGAQRSGLDPRVVGPYLLPAGERVRLDELATARQQCYARNGYETTVLRTPSGRPVLSDEKGAVAAGYVPDECADGRLNTPTPTEKKALSELTERSWDCLERNGVSAGRDLFVAVDINERRIGTRYLMGKVGRPGDPESLRKAESCADAARRAQLDPYVAPVAELFLGGGDTTAVRFDMSPANKAKVVGAAGLVLAVTVAVTAVVATRLVRPLRALTEAAQQPPELHVRVPVTTRDETGILAAAFNELTERRERLEAQRKAMVSDIAHELRSPLTNIRGWLEVTRDGVVAPAPALLASLHEEALVLQRVIDDLQDLAAADAGTLRLHREPVRADDLLGQVAAAHRVAADTAGVTLRTTADGTPWLDADPVRMRQALGNLVSNALRHTPADGTVTLTAQRDGDFVVLDVTDTGTGIDAEDLPYVFDRFWRAEKSRSRRTGGSGLGLPIVRHLVAAHGGTVDAASEPGAGSVFTLRLPAAEAPD; the protein is encoded by the coding sequence GTGACCGCGCGCATCCCGGTGCGCAAGCGCCTCCTGGTCCGGCTGTTGATCGCGACGGTGCTGATCGCCGTGTGCTCGGTGGCGGCGACGGCCTGGCTGGCGGTGGAGACCACCACTCGGGCGCTGCGCGAGGAGCAGGGACAGGTCCTCGCGGAGGACATGGACGTCCTGGCCCGGCTCAGCGGATACGCCGCGACCCACCCGGACTGGAGAGGCGTCGAGGAGACGGTGCGTGCGCTGTCCGCGCGGACCGGGCGCCGTATCGCGCTGACCACCCCGGACCGCCGGACCATCGCCGACTCCGCACCGCCCGGCACCTCCCTGCCGCCACGCGCCGCCGCCACCATCGACCCGCTGCGCACCGACACCTACACGGAGCGCGGGGCGCAGCGCAGCGGGCTCGACCCCCGCGTGGTGGGGCCCTATCTGCTGCCGGCCGGGGAGCGGGTCCGACTGGACGAGCTCGCCACGGCCAGGCAGCAGTGCTACGCCCGCAACGGCTACGAGACCACCGTGCTGAGGACGCCGAGCGGACGCCCCGTCCTCAGCGACGAGAAGGGGGCCGTCGCGGCCGGCTACGTACCCGACGAGTGCGCCGACGGCAGGCTCAACACTCCGACGCCCACCGAGAAGAAGGCTCTGTCCGAACTCACGGAACGGTCCTGGGACTGCCTGGAACGAAACGGCGTGAGCGCCGGCCGGGACCTGTTCGTCGCCGTCGACATCAACGAGCGCCGCATCGGCACGCGGTACCTCATGGGCAAGGTCGGTCGCCCCGGGGACCCGGAGTCCCTGCGGAAGGCGGAGAGCTGCGCCGACGCCGCCCGCCGCGCCCAGCTCGACCCGTACGTGGCCCCCGTCGCCGAGCTGTTCCTGGGCGGCGGGGACACGACGGCCGTACGGTTCGACATGTCCCCGGCCAACAAGGCCAAGGTCGTCGGTGCCGCCGGCCTCGTACTGGCCGTCACCGTGGCCGTGACCGCCGTGGTCGCCACCCGGCTGGTCCGGCCGCTGCGGGCGCTGACCGAGGCGGCCCAGCAGCCGCCCGAGCTGCATGTGCGCGTCCCCGTCACCACCCGCGACGAGACCGGCATCCTCGCCGCGGCGTTCAACGAACTCACCGAGCGGCGCGAGCGGTTGGAGGCCCAGCGCAAGGCCATGGTCAGCGATATCGCCCATGAACTGCGCAGCCCGCTGACCAACATCCGCGGCTGGCTGGAAGTCACCCGCGACGGCGTCGTCGCCCCCGCCCCCGCCCTGCTCGCCTCCCTGCACGAGGAGGCGCTCGTCCTGCAGCGCGTCATCGACGATCTCCAGGACCTCGCCGCCGCCGACGCCGGCACCCTGCGCCTGCACCGTGAGCCCGTGCGCGCCGACGACCTCCTCGGCCAGGTCGCCGCCGCCCACCGGGTCGCCGCCGACACCGCCGGCGTCACCCTGCGCACCACGGCCGACGGCACGCCCTGGCTGGACGCGGATCCGGTCCGCATGCGCCAGGCACTCGGCAACCTCGTCTCCAACGCCCTGCGTCACACACCGGCCGACGGCACCGTCACCCTCACCGCCCAGCGCGACGGCGACTTCGTCGTCCTCGACGTCACCGACACGGGGACCGGAATCGACGCCGAGGACCTGCCCTACGTCTTCGACCGGTTCTGGCGCGCGGAGAAGTCCCGCAGTCGGCGTACCGGCGGCAGTGGGCTGGGCCTGCCGATCGTCCGGCACCTGGTCGCCGCGCACGGGGGGACGGTCGACGCGGCGAGCGAGCCAGGCGCCGGATCCGTGTTCACGCTGCGACTGCCGGCGGCCGAGGCGCCCGACTGA
- a CDS encoding cyclic nucleotide-binding domain-containing protein — MTKAIKLLTALPPPQRERLMSLAREVSFPEDTRIFEAGGTADRFWVIRSGAVSLDQRVTSVQRVTVASLGAGDLLGWSWLFPPYQWDFGAEAFSPVRAYEFEAAAVLRLCEEDTRLGLSLVRHVAEILAHRLEMTRGKLMEQYGHNRRPVL, encoded by the coding sequence ATGACCAAAGCGATCAAACTCCTGACCGCCCTTCCGCCGCCTCAGCGCGAGCGCCTGATGTCCCTCGCGAGGGAGGTCTCCTTCCCGGAGGACACCCGGATCTTCGAGGCGGGCGGCACCGCCGACCGTTTCTGGGTCATCCGCTCGGGCGCCGTCTCCCTCGACCAGCGGGTGACGTCCGTGCAGCGGGTCACCGTCGCCAGCCTCGGCGCCGGCGATCTGCTGGGCTGGTCCTGGCTGTTCCCGCCGTACCAGTGGGACTTCGGCGCGGAGGCCTTCAGCCCCGTGCGGGCCTACGAGTTCGAGGCGGCGGCGGTGCTGCGGCTGTGCGAGGAGGACACCCGACTCGGGCTGTCGCTGGTACGGCACGTCGCCGAAATCCTCGCGCACCGGCTGGAGATGACCCGGGGCAAGCTGATGGAGCAGTACGGCCACAACCGGCGCCCGGTGCTCTGA
- a CDS encoding LysE/ArgO family amino acid transporter, translating to MTNALTTAAAGFGTGLSLIVAIGAQNAFVLRQGIRRDAVLAVVGICALSDALLITLGVAGVGAVVVAWPGALTAVAWVGGAFLLCYGALAARRVFRPAGALLTEGDAAGSRRRAVLTCLAMTWLNPHVYLDTVFLLGTVAADRGPMRWTFGLGAALASLCWFAALGFGARLLSRHLAKPVAWRVLDGLVAATMIALGVSLVAGA from the coding sequence ATGACAAACGCCTTGACCACCGCAGCCGCCGGATTCGGCACCGGCCTCTCCCTGATCGTCGCCATCGGCGCCCAGAACGCCTTCGTCCTGCGTCAGGGGATCCGCCGCGACGCCGTCCTGGCCGTCGTCGGCATCTGCGCCCTGTCCGACGCGCTGCTGATCACCCTGGGCGTGGCCGGCGTCGGCGCGGTGGTCGTGGCGTGGCCCGGGGCGCTGACCGCGGTGGCGTGGGTCGGCGGGGCGTTCCTGCTCTGCTACGGCGCGCTCGCCGCCCGCCGGGTCTTCAGGCCGGCCGGCGCCCTGCTGACGGAGGGCGACGCCGCGGGGTCACGGCGGCGGGCGGTGCTGACCTGCCTCGCGATGACCTGGCTCAACCCGCACGTCTACCTCGACACCGTCTTCCTGCTCGGCACGGTCGCCGCCGACCGGGGCCCGATGCGCTGGACGTTCGGCCTCGGCGCCGCGCTCGCCAGCCTGTGCTGGTTCGCCGCGCTCGGCTTCGGCGCCCGCCTGCTGAGCCGCCACCTCGCCAAGCCGGTGGCCTGGCGCGTGCTGGACGGGCTGGTCGCCGCGACGATGATCGCACTCGGCGTGAGCCTCGTCGCGGGCGCCTGA
- a CDS encoding LysR family transcriptional regulator ArgP, whose product MKTELTELPLDQVRTLLAVVDEGTFDAAAAALHVTPSAVSQRVKALEQRTGRVLLVRTKPVRPTESGEVVVRFARQLARLERDARAELGMSAAGEPTRVSVAVNADSLATWFLTALTRVPAEPRLCFELRREDESRTAVLLREGQVMAAVTSSPDPVAGCSVRLLGRMRYLAAASPEFADRHLDGPLGEALARAPVMSFDRSDDLQDGFVRRLRRGRTGASAVRHHVPTSEGFVSAVAAGLGWGLVPEAQAEPLLKDGRLVQLAPKRPVDVPLYWQQWKLDSPALAAVTQAVAITAEEALRP is encoded by the coding sequence ATGAAGACCGAGCTGACCGAGCTTCCCCTCGACCAGGTGCGGACGCTGCTGGCGGTGGTGGACGAGGGCACCTTCGACGCGGCCGCGGCCGCGCTGCATGTGACGCCGTCGGCGGTGAGCCAGCGGGTGAAGGCGCTGGAGCAGCGCACGGGGCGGGTGCTGCTGGTGCGCACGAAACCGGTGCGGCCGACCGAGTCGGGCGAGGTCGTCGTCCGGTTCGCCCGCCAGTTGGCGCGCCTGGAGCGCGATGCGCGGGCCGAGCTCGGCATGAGCGCGGCCGGGGAGCCGACCCGGGTGTCGGTCGCGGTCAACGCCGACTCGCTGGCGACGTGGTTCCTGACGGCGCTCACGCGCGTACCGGCGGAGCCTCGGCTCTGTTTCGAGCTGCGGCGGGAGGACGAGAGCCGTACGGCGGTGCTGCTGCGGGAAGGGCAGGTGATGGCCGCGGTGACCTCGTCGCCTGATCCCGTGGCGGGGTGTTCGGTGCGCCTGCTGGGCCGGATGCGCTATCTGGCCGCGGCGAGCCCGGAGTTCGCCGACCGGCATCTCGACGGGCCGCTGGGGGAGGCGCTCGCACGGGCGCCGGTGATGTCCTTCGACCGCAGTGACGACCTCCAGGACGGGTTCGTGCGCAGGCTGCGGCGTGGCCGGACCGGCGCGAGTGCCGTACGGCACCACGTCCCCACCTCGGAGGGGTTCGTGTCGGCCGTGGCGGCCGGACTGGGCTGGGGACTGGTGCCCGAGGCGCAGGCGGAACCGCTCCTGAAGGACGGCCGCCTGGTGCAGCTCGCCCCGAAGCGGCCGGTCGACGTCCCGCTGTACTGGCAGCAGTGGAAGCTGGACTCACCGGCTCTGGCGGCGGTCACGCAGGCAGTGGCGATCACGGCGGAGGAAGCACTGCGCCCATGA
- a CDS encoding WhiB family transcriptional regulator, which produces MDDWRDHAACRHEDPDLFYPIGTSGPTVLQTEQAKAVCRRCSVREQCLRWALDMDQFIGIWGGTSEAERRALRQRAG; this is translated from the coding sequence ATGGACGACTGGCGAGACCACGCCGCCTGCCGCCATGAGGACCCCGACCTCTTCTACCCGATCGGCACGTCCGGACCGACCGTGTTGCAGACGGAGCAGGCGAAGGCCGTCTGCCGGCGCTGCTCGGTCCGCGAGCAGTGTCTGCGCTGGGCGCTGGACATGGACCAGTTCATCGGGATCTGGGGCGGCACGAGCGAGGCCGAGCGACGGGCGCTGCGGCAGCGGGCCGGATGA
- a CDS encoding DUF488 domain-containing protein: protein MSVRIRRVYETPEPEDGVRVLVDRLWPRGLSKDAARVDEWPKGLTPSTELRRWYHADERSYDEFARRYEAELAEPEAAELLERVRAWAAKGDVTLLTSSKTPEQSHAAVLARLLGE from the coding sequence ATGAGTGTTCGCATCCGTCGTGTCTATGAGACGCCCGAGCCCGAGGACGGCGTTCGCGTCCTGGTCGACCGGCTGTGGCCGCGCGGTCTGTCGAAGGACGCCGCCCGGGTGGACGAGTGGCCGAAGGGACTCACCCCGTCGACCGAGCTGCGCCGCTGGTACCACGCGGACGAGAGGTCGTACGACGAGTTCGCGCGCCGCTACGAGGCGGAGCTGGCCGAACCCGAGGCGGCGGAGCTCCTGGAGCGGGTACGGGCGTGGGCGGCCAAGGGTGACGTGACGCTGCTGACCTCCTCCAAGACCCCCGAACAGAGCCACGCCGCGGTGCTGGCCCGCCTCCTTGGGGAGTGA
- a CDS encoding saccharopine dehydrogenase family protein, whose amino-acid sequence MRVLLVGAGGVGTAITRIAARRPFFEAMVVADHDPARAEAAVTALADDARFRAERVDAGDEAAVAALLRRHACDVLLNATDPRFVMPLFRAARTAGATYVDMAMSLSRPHPERPYEECGVKLGDAQFEQAADWARAGALALVGMGVEPGLSDVFARYAADELFDEIEEIGVRDGANLTVDGYDFAPSFSIWTTIEECLNPPVVYEDGRGWFTTEPFSEPEVFDFPEGIGPVECVNVEHEEVLLVPRWVDARRVTFKYGLGEEFIDTLKTLHLLGLDRTEPVTVPGADGPVRVSPRDVVAACLPDPATLGERMHGKTCAGTWVRGVKDGRPREVYLYHVVDNQWSMKEYGSQAVVWQTAVNPVVALELLATGAWSGAGVLGPEAFPARPFLDLLTAYGSPWGMREE is encoded by the coding sequence ATGCGTGTACTGCTCGTGGGAGCCGGCGGGGTGGGTACCGCCATCACCCGGATCGCGGCCCGGCGTCCGTTCTTCGAGGCGATGGTGGTCGCCGACCACGACCCCGCCCGCGCCGAGGCGGCCGTGACCGCCCTCGCCGACGATGCCCGCTTCCGTGCCGAGCGGGTGGACGCGGGCGACGAGGCGGCGGTCGCCGCGCTGCTGCGGCGGCACGCCTGCGACGTGCTCCTCAACGCCACCGACCCGCGGTTCGTGATGCCGCTGTTCCGGGCCGCGCGCACGGCCGGTGCCACGTATGTCGACATGGCGATGTCGCTGTCGCGGCCGCATCCGGAGCGGCCGTACGAGGAGTGCGGGGTCAAGCTGGGCGACGCCCAGTTCGAGCAGGCGGCCGACTGGGCGAGGGCGGGCGCGCTGGCGCTGGTCGGCATGGGTGTGGAGCCGGGGCTGTCCGACGTGTTCGCCCGGTACGCGGCCGACGAGCTGTTCGACGAGATCGAGGAGATCGGCGTCCGCGACGGCGCGAACCTCACCGTCGACGGCTACGACTTCGCGCCGTCGTTCAGCATCTGGACCACGATCGAGGAGTGCCTCAACCCGCCGGTGGTCTACGAGGACGGCCGCGGCTGGTTCACCACCGAGCCGTTCAGCGAGCCCGAGGTGTTCGACTTCCCCGAGGGCATCGGGCCGGTCGAGTGCGTGAACGTGGAGCACGAGGAGGTGCTGCTGGTGCCGCGCTGGGTCGACGCGCGGCGGGTGACCTTCAAGTACGGCCTGGGCGAGGAGTTCATCGACACGCTGAAGACGCTGCACCTGCTGGGTCTGGACCGCACCGAGCCGGTGACCGTGCCGGGCGCCGACGGGCCGGTGCGGGTCTCGCCCCGGGACGTGGTCGCCGCCTGTCTGCCGGATCCGGCGACGCTGGGCGAGCGGATGCACGGCAAGACCTGCGCGGGCACCTGGGTACGGGGCGTCAAGGACGGCCGGCCGCGCGAGGTGTACCTGTACCACGTGGTCGACAACCAATGGTCCATGAAGGAGTACGGCAGCCAGGCCGTGGTGTGGCAGACCGCCGTCAACCCGGTCGTCGCCCTCGAACTCCTCGCCACCGGCGCCTGGTCGGGCGCGGGCGTGCTCGGTCCTGAGGCCTTCCCCGCCCGCCCCTTCCTGGATCTGCTGACGGCGTACGGCTCCCCTTGGGGCATGCGCGAAGAGTGA